A single window of Eucalyptus grandis isolate ANBG69807.140 chromosome 1, ASM1654582v1, whole genome shotgun sequence DNA harbors:
- the LOC120291593 gene encoding berberine bridge enzyme-like 15, whose translation MLHLLSTFHRITHTLPGKMSPSIHSALSLILLLLISHSCLISVSSTIQDDFVQCLNLNSELVVPLSTFYNQKSSNFSAVLQSSAQNLRYLVPSMPKPEFIFTPLIEGHVQAAVICSKQLGIHLRVRSGGHDYEGLSYVSETLTPFIIVDLSRLRSVTVDLADNTAWAQAGATIGEVYYRIAEKSRIHGFPAGLCTSLGVGGHITGGAYGSMMRKYGLGVDNVLDARIVDVNGRILDRAAMGEDLFWAIRGGGGASFGIILEWKIKLVPVPSTVTVFTVTKTLEQGATKLLHRWQQVVDTLDEDLFIRVIIQAASAGGGKANRTVSTSYNALFLGTADRLLKVMEDSFPELGLMRSDCFEMSWIRSVLYIAGYPSGTPPEVLLKGKSTFKNFFKAKSDFVRDTISETGLEGLWMRLVQEDNPLMIWTPYGGMMSKISESSAPFPHRKGTIFMIQYLSLWNDESEDATKHMNWIRRLYSYMAPYVSMFPREAYVNYRDLDLGMNKNGTSFIQTIVWGAKYFKDNFDRLVQVKTKVDPDNFFRHEQSIPPLPLSLRGKWTTD comes from the coding sequence ATGCTCCATCTGCTTAGCACATTCCACCGAATAACGCACACCCTCCCAGGAAAAATGTCCCCTTCAATTCATTCCGCGCTCTCGTTGATCCTACTGCTTCTCATATCACATTCGTGCCTAATCTCAGTTTCGAGCACCATTCAAGATGATTTCGTCCAGTGCCTCAACCTCAACTCTGAGCTCGTCGTGCCGCTCTCCACCTTCTACAACCAGAAGAGCTCCAATTTCAGCGCTGTGCTTCAATCGTCCGCGCAGAATCTCCGTTACCTTGTGCCTTCCATGCCGAAGCCCGAATTCATCTTCACCCCGCTGATCGAAGGCCATGTCCAGGCTGCTGTTATCTGCTCGAAGCAGCTTGGGATCCACCTGAGGGTCCGGAGTGGGGGGCACGATTACGAGGGCCTGTCCTACGTGTCTGAGACCCTGACCCCGTTCATCATTGTGGATTTGAGCAGGCTCCGCTCCGTGACTGTCGATCTGGCGGATAACACCGCATGGGCTCAGGCGGGGGCCACGATAGGGGAGGTTTACTACCGAATTGCTGAGAAGAGTCGAATCCATGGCTTTCCAGCAGGTCTATGCACAAGTCTTGGTGTCGGGGGACACATCACTGGCGGGGCATATGGTTCTATGATGAGAAAGTATGGCCTCGGGGTGGATAATGTGCTGGATGCTCGGATTGTCGATGTGAATGGCCGAATTCTGGACCGGGCGGCGATGGGAGAGGATCTATTCTGGGCCAttagaggaggtggaggagcgAGCTTTGGCATAATACTCGAGTGGAAAATAAAGTTGGTACCAGTCCCCTCGACGGTGACTGTCTTCACGGTAACAAAGACTTTGGAACAAGGTGCGACGAAGCTCCTGCACCGGTGGCAACAAGTTGTGGACACGCTAGACGAGGACCTATTCATCAGGGTGATCATCCAAGCGGCTAGCGCCGGCGGAGGCAAAGCCAACCGAACTGTGAGCACGTCGTACAATGCCCTCTTTTTAGGGACCGCTGACCGACTCCTTAAGGTGATGGAAGACAGCTTCCCAGAATTGGGACTCATGAGGAGCGATTGCTTCGAAATGAGTTGGATCAGATCAGTCCTGTACATCGCTGGGTACCCAAGCGGGACGCCGCCTGAGGTCCTCCTCAAGGGGAAGTCCACAttcaagaactttttcaagGCGAAGTCGGACTTCGTCCGAGACACCATCTCAGAGACCGGCCTGGAGGGGCTGTGGATGAGGCTGGTACAGGAGGACAACCCGCTGATGATATGGACACCGTACGGCGGGATGATGAGCAAGATCTCAGAGTCCTCGGCACCGTTCCCGCACCGCAAGGGCACCATCTTCATGATCCAGTACCTGAGCCTCTGGAACGATGAAAGCGAGGATGCCACCAAGCACATGAACTGGATCCGGAGGCTCTACAGCTACATGGCCCCGTATGTTTCCATGTTTCCGAGGGAGGCATATGTGAACTATAGGGACCTCGACTTGGGCATGAACAAGAACGGGACGAGCTTCATACAGACCATTGTCTGGGGCGCCAAGTACTTCAAGGACAACTTCGATAGGTTGGTCCAAGTGAAGACCAAGGTCGACCCGGACAACTTCTTCAGACATGAACAGAGCATCCCACCATTGCCACTTTCTCTGAGGGGGAAGTGGACAACAGACTGA